Part of the Diabrotica virgifera virgifera chromosome 6, PGI_DIABVI_V3a genome, catacaatttaaaaaaattatgatcaaaatccatcaacaagctctggagatattaatcgcagcatatgtttgaagaatcagtttcattttttgagtgcacggattttaataattcatttccatcgaccacaaatcgatttcgttagaactttatttttaaagctttattaacagctctgttgaagtttaaagtttactcaaacttttacacatacaCTATATACCTCCAACTTCTAAATTgcgctagttgggttgcttaattgttataaactaagtagctgtcaattaaataaaaaaagtagctaactttgactgtaattaacctaggcaaaaagtgtttttttgaaaattcatataaaaataccagcttttcaaatcccaaagtagttttaatctacagtcaatattaacaaagttatttaaattgtttatgaactaaaaatgaccctactttagtaaaagGTTTTCGGaataataaaaatgactttttaatgattttttttaaatactttgaaatcatgacttttcttctttcatgtggatttcacagaattgctattacattactattttctaaacaatattattgcgaaaaaaaagctcattgggataaacaaattgaataaaattttaactaattgacgaatcgtcttaaaattttttgtgcattatatggactgtttgtctcaacttttcgtgcaatataaAAGCCTTAAGATCATTTTcgtaaaagttatagcaatttttttattttagtcttattttgcaatttctgaagcaacaaatgatcgaaccgaaatttaaaaactgccattttaaaccttggctcatctactaaaagaataacagtataaataagatatttaattaccctatttttacccgtagcgatttaaacgaaaaaactgccatttttgacacttatttgttaataactaaatttctcctccgaactgtgacgggcatttttgtatgtataatgtattaggtatacagggtgagtcaccactaacgggacggaagatcacagtgaaatggtaaaagatttgaaaatttttttaaattaatagtcTGTAAGttgggtgtcccaataaatggcggcatatcaaagttatattttttcttatggaacaccctatatctttttgcattttttaattgtccgtaAAAAATAAGGTagagtttcataaggcttccctatacctatgtacagagtgctCTGAgatatgttgacttttcttaaaatgtagaGTTTTAAAAAAAGGCTTATTctgaagttatttaagaaattataaaaaaattgcttttacatctaaatagttgaatattggttgaatgtattccatgattgattattacatatttatttacagggtgttcacaatttatagtttcattattggatcattcaatgtgtcatatgatgcttaatTTAAATAGAACACAATGtatattagtaaataattatactaaacaaatttacctctttcgaatggtatatggatgtcctatacctagatctcatagtttttgcgtaatttacaattctttaaatttttaatctgtaaatccattttaaaacaaaagatgtagttaattaatgtcattgtatcgCATTGTCATTtcatgacagtacggtctggtaattatcttataattaatgtattccatgattgattattacccatttatttacagggtgttcaaaatatacagtttcattattggattattcaatgtgtcatatgggGCTTAATTGAAATAGAACAccgtatattaataaattattttacaaaacaaaggttcctctttcgaatggtgtatggatgttctataactagtagtcatagtttttgcgtaatttacaattttcttaaacggtaaatcgattttaaaaatatttgttttagaGTCACTCTCGATTTTTGAAACCATTATCTTGGCATAGTTGGTATAAACGAGTGTAGTTGTAAATAAAAGTGTATACTTTTAGTTGATGATttgtaaaataacttttttcgttattgaaaataattaaatacataacaaaacaaagaattttataaaacaaatacataaataatacaaaatgaaccataaattactataagtaaaaaattatcagttatgcaataaatgttaaaaatgttTGCTTTCTTGTGCAATACAACAAGCGATTTTATCTTTAAATGATTTGCTTTCATTATTTTACATAGAGGGTGTTATAGACGCAAAAGCGTTCGAAATTCTTAATCATCTGGAgtaggtattctttttctcatgatcatctttcagtgcgtcacagtttttcgatttctttctaacgcattaaattgtatgtgacagaaaaaaggcacgtccgtgattacagacatttacaacatttattctagttattctagttgtcgatagatggcgccataatacaaacattttttttaattagataataatattaaaaatataatctgtataatttataagactatacaaatcaaagaaaataccattttataaatgcaagaaacacatttgatttgtttttattccaaattgaaaataaaatgtgacaactgtcagatttaactaaaatgtcatgttagaataaatgtcataaatgtgtattatcacggacttaccctttttcctaccatttgttacgcactgaaaaatgctcatgaaaaggacaatagtagGGAGTGTAGcataatatacaatatttttaataaaaccccgtttaaaaaatctatctttgtcaATCCTGGATCTTGGTGACCTAGGTGGCGTTCGGAGATAGCGTGATtgttcatttttaggaacaattaaatttgaatatcatacacgaatgtttatatttttgataattactaGATGGTACTgtaataaaatgacaatgtcatacatacaatgacattaattaactacatcttttgttttaaaatcgatttaccgattaagaatttaaataattgcaaaTTACGCACAAACTAtaagacctaggtataggacatccatacaccattcgaaagaggtaaatctCTTTAGTATAATTacttattaatatacatggtgttctatttaaaataaggataatatgacatattgaataatccaataatgaaactgtaaattttgaacactctgtAAATAATTGCGTAATAATCGATAATGGAATACATTCGACCAGTAtccaattatttaaatttaaaagtaatttttttataattttttaaataacttgagaattaGCCTTCtattaaaactttaaattttaagaaaagtcaacataactccgaacactctgtacataggtatagggaagccttatgaaactatatcTTATTTTTGGCGggcaattaaaaaatgcaataaaatacagggtgttccataagaaaaaatataactttcaTACGTCGCcgtttattgggacaccctgtatatttcaaaataattttaggatgtagcttttatcaacttacaaactattcatttaaattttttcacaaatcttttaccatttcgctctaatcttccgtcccgttagtggtgcctcaccctgtatagtacccAAAAAGCCGATTtgtaacctggctgctcaagtgtcctgaacatggtatatttttgacttatttccctggagtatgagtcttcctactgctgcccaagtcattcggattcttctcCTTATCTTTGCCGTTTGATCCTGTTTGCTTAGTTTGATCGTGTAACCTAAGTATATATACccttcgacactttcgatctcacttccatctaagtcgattcTGATATCTTGATTTGTTTTATTTAACTTCATTTTTTAAGGTTGTATTGAGGGTGGTTAAAACTTGACCACATCTTCTTCTTATTTAGGTGCTGTCTTCTTAGCGACGGTTGGCGATAACTTGACCACATCTCCcccttttaaaagaaaaatctgGAGATGTGGTAAAATATATTGTATATAATTATATTGAGGGTGGTTAAGACTTTACCTTCTAAAATCCTTTTTATCTTCTATTTTAGTAACAATAAGTAAAAGAGCTACAAAGCAGTTTTTCCAAGCGGTGCTTGAATGTAACTTGCCAATTGTTACGAAGTTTGTAGAGGTTGGAATCAATGTTAACTTAGATATCGAGGATGGTAATACATCTATTCACGTTGCTGCAGAGAAGTGTGATATCCCGATACTGAAGGTGTTGTTGACTGCACCTAATGTTAACCTAAATAAGAAAAACCGGAGAGGATTAACGCCACTAATGCTAGCATGCATTGGTAAGAATTTTagacttcttctttttttatttaggcagtactgcctgtttttcttcaacggtgcatTTTATTTGCCCCTAAAtcgtcattccatcttttccttagGTGTCATATACTTCttttgcctaacggtgacttgtccctggctattcttactatccttgattctgactccctgcttatgtgttgattccactcttttCTGTattttacccaggtatttatattgtctaccccacgtatgcgtctgatttccccacttcttaccctgtcctgtagtccttttccagcaatccttcttaagatcttcatttcgttggtctccagaagtctttgtgttttgcttgtgtctggtcttgtttcggccgtctAAGTCACAACTGGTATAATAACTGACTTagatattcgggcctttgttttaACTTTTAAGGTGTTTgttgttccaaattgtgtcgtttaggcatccggccgttctactggctttaatttggtcttttacctctagCTGATATGTATATTGATTTCCAGGTATTTGAAACTCTTACTTGTTGTAgatataatttgattgtctaactccaatttgaaTTTTAATGGTTCTTTGGCTATGACtaagctttttattttttgggctgatattttcatattcatttcttttgtgttaatattgAATTCGTGCATTAATCTTTGTaagtcgtcttcgcactctgctgcTAACACGgggtcatcagcgtaacagagtatttttatctctctatcgcccatttttaacctttttttcttcacttgttttattattgcatccaacattatgttaaacagtagaggacttagtaatctccttgcctgatttctgtgtttgcttctatgggttctgttattattccattgactttcatttctattttatttcttatatgttttctatcagttttatgatatccagtggtaaattttggTCATATTTATAGTAgatgtatcacatcttttaattgttGTGTTCTATCAAACGATTTCTCTAGGTCtgtgaaacagaaaaaggctgttgtattatattctaatgatttctccgcaatttgccttatcacaaaaattGCATCGTTATATCTTAAATTTCTAAATCCTGTTTGTCAGTTTtggttcatccgatatatttatgcacgccattattttctctaTTAGTATTTTTATTGTGAGTTTCAATATGGTGCTCAGTAAACTTATCCCTTTATAATTACTGTGGTCTGTCcaatctcctttcttaaataccgctatcatttgagtggttctccattcttctggaattcttcctgtgtttattattttacttattaggatattcagttctttgtgaagtctctctcctccgtattttaaaagttaattagctattccatctttcccaggagcttttcgatttttcatcatTTTTGAGGCGTTATTTATATCTAcctgtttaatttctgtttgctcatccgattctaatcctggtATTTCCAGTTCTGCGTGGTTAGCTGTTTGATACAAGTTTTTTAGGTAATTTGTTCATGTaattgtatcaatatgttttacttctttCAATTacttcatctctgctctttgacATCTTAccattttccacatttccttttgcatctcatgtaagtcgtgctccatctcttttgtATTAGAATTTTAGACTCAAAGACATATAATCTCATTATAATTATCCCTATGTGGGGTCGGTTTCCCTAATTGCACGTCTCCGTAAGTTTCTATTTTGGGTCATACCAACatcaatcccctttaccgacatgtcctgcctaagcgtttatccccaggtcttctttggtcttcatCTCCTGCTTCTTCCAGGAACTCGCAGTTCAGCATTTCTTCGTATTGAGTGATTAACGTCTTGACGTAGAATATGACCacaccatcttaacctatgctccctcattttgacatcaattggtgccacaacAAGACTTTACCTAATATACTCTTTCcttattttatcaatttttgttaCTCCACTCAATCCatttaagcattctcatttccgccacatgaattcgctgttcctctttctttttaactgctcagaattcagttccgtacatcatagccggtcttatggctattttataggaattttccttcagcttcattggaacacAACACACCACAGGAACAGTTTTCTGTAACACAACACACCACTCCCTTccttccatttcatccatccaaccctaTTTCTCTTGCAtccatctccatctatttccccattattctgtaataccgatcctaaaatcacaataaagacgcacaacaaataaacaaataaagccacgttgaatgttacaagcAGCAGTCCCAAATCACGATTTACAATGTAACAGGCGGGGTGAAAAGttcgtaatttacatttttaggtatattttgaaaaagaagccacattttgataaaaggtgacttctcaaaaaaagactaagaagcaaaaaaggttttaaaaacactgtgtttaactaacggtaacacaataatagtttaattggaacgtacacaaacatttggagggtttaaaggaacaaagcccccataaaatttttatgtaaatatattaaaaaagaagccgcatcttcataaaaactggcttatcgaaaaaatactaagaggcaaaaaagttttaaaaacgttgtttcactaatggtaccacaatgatgaattaactggaacgtacacacaagtttgggggggtttaagggaacaaaaccccccaaaaatttttatggggtggaaaaacttcactataattttgttttaagatgttccctccataaaaatgatacatgtccattttcaattaaaaatctctaatagttttcgatatattgaaaaaaatcgattttcattttgtaacttcaaagcgctgtaactttttttatgagcacatttgtactaaggtaagttaggttcaatcgaactatttttgaccccataatctgtggtataatttatgactaatcttttcgggacacccagtatattgaataataaaatcaaattttatcaaaaaaattctttctgttagcctacgaacttttcagccTACCgattatatacattgtaaatctcaaatcatgatttacaaagtttatacattgtaaatcatgattcatcACGATCATGATGATATTGTCATAACTTTAATTAGTAAATTGCAGAGGGGCCGTTCAAGTTCTTCTACAAAAGGACGCAGATCCGAATATCCTGACGCACAATGGCAATAGAGCTTTACATATAGCATGTCGAAACCATAATATGGGCATAGTGTTCGATTTAGTAAACAACGGAGCTGAAATTAACGCACCGAATGTATTCGATGTTACGCCACTGTCCGTTTGCGTAATAGATTACCCTTCTATGCCAATTGCGAAGTTTTTGATGAGAAAAGGGGCGTTTAAACAAGGATGTAAACGTTTTCCACTTTTATTaggtaaatatttttaacatttatgtatatacatacagtatgatgcaaaaccgtggaataaattaattatttaatgtACCGATAAAAAGTCTAACGGAGTAAAATCTGGAAACCTTGGTGGCGATTCCACATATACCCTTTTTCCAATCTACCTACCTGGGAAACCGTTATTTCGGTAATTTTTTATCTCAATGCCGTGGTATGAAGAAGTTCCATCATGTTGGAACTAAATAGAAAATCATTTCTGTTGATCCAACTGTGGCATCAGATAATCATGAAAATATTACAAATAACAAGGAGTAGTCAAGTATTTCTCAACATTACATGGCCCTATAGTATGATTGTTTATAGTATAAGCCCAAAAATTCACCTGCTAAGGACGTTGTCTCCTACATTCTTCCATCCAATGCAGATTTTTACATTGATACTTGCCCAGTAAGGCAAGTACATAATTTTGGTTAaatttgtagaaataaatatttgaatgatACATCGGCGCAAAGAGAATTCGGAGACCTTTCAAATTAGGGAGGTCTCCTAAGGGAGGCTTGTCCCGTGACCTCGGTTTGTTGAAAAAGAATCGTCGATTACTTCATTACGCCATCAGTGATGACGTAATGTCCAACACATATATAGCAATTGATGGTCATTCAATTCACGTATTTTAAGACTATTTTAAAACTCgtatatatactaaggatttcaacagttttcactgtattccttcactcaaccgttctcttcagttctttctgttttgtcagtccccttcctgtagattcTTTTTTCCATTGCTTCGTCTACTTCATATCTGAAAGATCATCGGGGCCTTCATCTCTTCCTATCGAGCTCTACTCTGTTATTCTGTTcatctcttctgttcgatgtagtctattatatctaAGTTCATTCCCATTATTTtattaatctctatgttattgaTTCTATCTCTTTGTGTTATTCTGCaacttctccttaggaattccatctctgccgttcttattttgtttttgtatttcttatttattttccAATTTTGACACCCATAAGTCAGAATGCTTCTTGCCATggtgttatatattcttctttttgtttttatactgatgttcttatcccacaagTAACGGGTTCAGTTTTCGTATGCAGCTTCTTAtttttgtcctagtctatttttatatcttcttcagttgttctttgtttgatattatgaaaagtaAATACCTGTACTTATCTGActctttgatttgtttaccttcgtctatttgtagctgttttatttctgtattctccattgttaggtattcagttttctttaggtttatttggTCGTTAGCAAAACTTAGGGTATTCGTTTCTTACTGGTATgcccattccttcgcactttcttttccatgATTTCAGGAATTTTTCCTTTTTGAGCAGGGTAAGGGACAGTGTAGTAGtccctttgtcgtcttaaatggactgcatattctattgccCGTTTTCGATGTCATCCATTACTTCCCATAACTTGGTTTTAAGTATCCAGTCACAGGCCTTCTTAAGATCTACAAAATCCATATGGGCGGAtctattttttctatttaaatcTATCTATTTACATTGTCATGTGGTGAATGCCCTGTGACTTACgtgggtagaacgatgcgacctttggatactcgtatcaaagagcatctgtcaaagatcgataaatctagctttgatcatcatttacatgcatcgaaacatagctttagtccacaaagagatagtaggatcttACACAGCATACCtaataactataccaaaatgaatctactagaagatctagaaataagtagagaaatgaaaagaaaccctcaaaactgtgttaacacccagattcaattaaattgtaaatttgatcctatttttaagaaatttctttaataatttttgtttagtatacagtatacccaacaatttatgaaagttttttgaacattacttttaggtattcttgagttttcgttcattttttacatatttttaaacaaataaatatttattatttgtctgaattaatcaatacggttttaaaaaaaatttttttttaaataccagctttcgaactctgagcttgtcaaatgatatttctcctaggtttgatttcatctaacttcttctacacttggtcgaactataacagttttgtttttgggagaattttgataacttataatatacacgttaacatttcacttcaatagtaataatagtaatcttttgaaaatttaactttaaaatttagtatcttaactttaaattcatttaacctatacatggctttttagccattttcaattttttaattaatatttatgaatatagaggtcgcataagattgtagttccttctttaccattttaataaatgacagtcttcctcagctgatctgctgttcacgtgagctcaaaatggtctgactcagccatgttatctttataaattaataaaagaatttagatgtgattctattcactgtaaagggttattaccctatatctgtggcttttgcccagtattcatgttttttgttgtgttgttaagcaattgctcttctatgaaggtattttaagaggacgtaagtttttcactcattttttatatgaaaaaaatcttatcttaaatatgtccttttaggaagctctgatgatggcacgttatgtgttgaaagtacttagctgatataaaatatattttttacacactatcaaaagttttttgaaaacatacacctgtttgccgttttgaccggATCTATTTTTGgctattattttttctattagttgtttcaCCGTGTAGACTTGATCTAAGCATGCTTTTTTCTCGACGTGAACCCTGCCTGGACTTTTAAAATTCTGATCATCTGATTCTGAAATAATGAGTTTATTCCATATATTTGCATCACTCTGTATGTATAACATCTTTCGATAGAAACTAACCACTGAGTTATCTTTTAGAAGTCGCCTTAAACTGCAACACGCTTGACAACCTTCGCATATTCAAGATCCTAGTATCCAGCGGTATGGACATCCACCAGATTCATCCAATAGAACTTCGAAACTGTCTGCACTACGTCGCAATTAGCGCCTACATGCCATTGGTCAGATTCCTGCTAACATTTGACATAGAGGATGACTTGCAAGTGGCTGATGCCAGTGGTCGTACTCCAATAGATATGGCACTCTCTCACCAGAACTGGAAGGTGTTTCAACTGTATCGGTACTATAGGGAGTACAAGGACGGGCCTGTAAGACTGAGAAGAGCGACGGAAGCTCACGTAAGATGGGCACCTAGTGAGGACAGGAGAGAATCGGTTTGACAGAACAGCAGTCAGGTATCTGTCTAGTACATTATACTTCTATGAACTATTACAAGTCTAACAAGCTGTCTAAGAGGctataatgggatttatctcattattaagatcttttaaaaatcctcaaattaactaaagtattcgttagatatttatttataaaacaataaacatcacgcatatttgttataattGCAAAGTGGAACACGTTAGCTAAAGTGCACGTTCtgcttactcaacaaggttgATCATTCATTTGACACAGTAACgaaaatatatacaaacatatttacataacgaagtatttgataaatatgggaacacgatcagatttgaGTCATTAGTTGGTCAGTAGAGTTAGTTAGTTAGGTTCGGGAGtttgctgccgttagagcagaattATGTAATCAtctatcaactgaatacatttatatggtattaATTTAACCAAATAAAGGAGTTATGAGAATATAGTGTATTCCTGATGTCAATCCCATCACCAGGGAAGTTAAATCACTACGTACCACCATAAGAATTATTATGTCGAGGTGTGAAATTCtataaacaagggatcatttcataaaacaggtagatTCCTTTTTTAGGGAATTTCACACCTCGAACAATATCATCCCTCACAGCTGAATATTAATAAGTCTCTTAGATAGCTTGTTAGCCTTTATATGGTATACTATACAGTTATAACTaaagtacagttgagtccggggtTTTTTACCCGTGTGTCATCATTTAAATAAGTAGCAACTTTACTAAACGCagcagcaagtgacagaaagtggctactgctaatagaatgtcaaatgtaagttttgctttaaaattttggtacAGAATGACAGCTACATGTGAAGTAgtttaataataattgtttatgtaccaagtcagtaaagtgactctttatcgaacgagtctgatattactcacctcgctcgctacgctcgctcttctcgtaatatcagactcgttcgataaagagtcact contains:
- the LOC114327059 gene encoding poly [ADP-ribose] polymerase tankyrase isoform X1; translated protein: MLFMGSQSSLPSDPVRRQDQRQKPSHWQKVRQRVTISKRATKQFFQAVLECNLPIVTKFVEVGINVNLDIEDGNTSIHVAAEKCDIPILKVLLTAPNVNLNKKNRRGLTPLMLACIVNCRGAVQVLLQKDADPNILTHNGNRALHIACRNHNMGIVFDLVNNGAEINAPNVFDVTPLSVCVIDYPSMPIAKFLMRKGAFKQGCKRFPLLLEVALNCNTLDNLRIFKILVSSGMDIHQIHPIELRNCLHYVAISAYMPLVRFLLTFDIEDDLQVADASGRTPIDMALSHQNWKVFQLYRYYREYKDGPVRLRRATEAHVRWAPSEDRRESV
- the LOC114327059 gene encoding serine/threonine-protein phosphatase 6 regulatory ankyrin repeat subunit C isoform X2, which produces MTSEVCENDPQNEVTISKRATKQFFQAVLECNLPIVTKFVEVGINVNLDIEDGNTSIHVAAEKCDIPILKVLLTAPNVNLNKKNRRGLTPLMLACIVNCRGAVQVLLQKDADPNILTHNGNRALHIACRNHNMGIVFDLVNNGAEINAPNVFDVTPLSVCVIDYPSMPIAKFLMRKGAFKQGCKRFPLLLEVALNCNTLDNLRIFKILVSSGMDIHQIHPIELRNCLHYVAISAYMPLVRFLLTFDIEDDLQVADASGRTPIDMALSHQNWKVFQLYRYYREYKDGPVRLRRATEAHVRWAPSEDRRESV